CACCAGCTCGGGGCTGGCGGCCACGTTCGTGCCCACGGTGAAGAACGTCGCCCGCGCGCCCGCCTTCCTCAGCTCCTCCAGGAGCTCGCCGGTGTAGGGCCCCGGCCCGTCGTCGAAGGTCAGCGCCACGCACTTGTCCTTCTCACAGTCCACGCCGCCCGCCTTGGCGCTCGTGGCCGGTGGGCTCGTGGTCGGCGTCCCGCTGATGGCCGGCGAGGGCGTCGCCTCCTTCGCCGCCTCGCGCGCCCGCCGTCCCGTCTCCGACAGCAGGGGCTCCACCAGCTCGCCCGGTACGGCCACCGCCACCCTGCCCAGCGAGCCAGGGCCCACCTGGTAGTCGTCGAACTCCACCACCAGGTCGCCCGCCGGGTTGAAGGCCATGGAGTCGAACAGGTCGGGGTCGGGCCGCACCGCGTCGTAGTCGACCTCGGAGCCGCGCTTCCTCAGCTGCTCGCGGACGATCGTGGTCAGCGGGTTCAGGCTCGTGACCAGGCCGGGCGAGTCGACGACCTTCTCGGACACGCGGTCGTACCAGACGGTGTGGAGGGAGTTGGCCCAGTTGGCGCCCGCGAACTCACCGGTGCGCAGCCGTACGCCCACGATGTCGTCGGTGGCGGCGGTCAGCTGCCAGTCCACGTTGAGCTCGGGACGAGGGCGGGGGGCGTCGGCGTCGGTGGACTCGGTGGACTCGGTGAAGCGGCGGAGCCGGGTCTGCGCGAGGTCGTCGAGCTTGCGGTTGAGATCGGGGGCGTCTCGCAGATCGGGGTAGACGATGTGCACCTCCCTGCCGCCTGCGTCACCTGAGGTGAGTGTCCTGGTGGTCAGCCCGTCGACGTGGGAGGGGTCGACAAAACTGATCATCGTGGGCTCTGCGGGGATGGTGAGTTCCCGCTCGGGGGAGGCGGTGGCCATGCCGCAGCCGGTGGAGGCAGCGGCGATAAGCGCGATTCCTCCGAAGAATCGCTTTTTGGGCATGGAGGACAGGTTATGGGGGTCTTGTACCTCTTTACTGTCGTTTGGGTTTAAGCGAACAGAGCCTTTGGGTGAGAGACGGGTGGGGTTACGATCAGCACATGGGTGGCTACTTCGGCTCCTACACGCTGGTTTTCGCGCTGCTCGTCATCGGGGTGGGCATCGTCGCGGGAGCCCTGACGGCCAACCGCCTGCTGCGCCCGACCCGCCCGACGGTGGAGAAACTGACCACGTACGAGTGCGGGGTGGACCCGGTCGGCGAGGGGTGGGCACAGTCGCAGATCAGGTATTACGTGTTCACGTACCTGTATGTGGTGTTCGCGGTGGACGCGGTCTTCCTGTTCCCTTGGGCGATGGTGTTCGCAGCGCCCGGGTACGGGATGACGACCCTGGTGGAGATGTTCGTGTTCCTTGGCTTCATCGCACTGGGCATCTTGTACGCGTGGAAGAAACGCGTCCTGACGTGGACGTAAGACACCGGGCCCTCAGCACCTCGCTCACCTGAACCTCACCTCCACCTCCGCGTTCGCCCTCACCTCCACCTTGGCCCGGGCCGAGATCTCCCCATGTGGTTCGGTCTCCCTAGTACCCGCCCGCCAGTCCGCACCCCGCTCCGGAGGGCCCTCTCGAGTTCTCCGGATCACCCATTCCGCGTCCTCCCTCGGTGTCAACTCCTGCCGTAGAGACCCGAGGAGCACACTGGCGGTGCCGGGATGTGGGATGTCGGAGTGCCCCTCTACTCCTGGAGCGGCGGGCGTTGGAGAATAGGTGTCATGGCCGATCTTCCGATGCCGACTGTGGGGCCGGTCTCCCGGCTGGCGCCCAAGCCGATGCGCTTCGTGCTGAACTGGGGACGGCGCTACTCCCTCTGGGTGTTCAACTTCGGTCTCGCGTGCTGCGCGATCGAGTTCATCGCCACGTCGATGAGCAGGCACGACTTCATCCGCTTCGGGGTGATCCCGTTCGCGAACGGGCCTCGCCAGGCGGATCTGATGATCGTCTCGGGCACCGTCACCGACAAGATGGCCCCTGCCGTCAAGCGGCTCTACGAGCAGATGCCCGACCCGAAGTACGTCATCTCCTTCGGCGCCTGCTCCAACACGGGCGGCCCGTACTGGGACTCCTACTGCGTGACCAAGGGCGTCGACCAGATCATCCCCGTCGACATCTACGTCCCCGGCTGCCCGCCGCGGCCGGAGGCGCTGCTGCACGGCATCATGAAGCTGCAGGAGAAGATCGCCGAGGAGCGGCTCGGCGACCGTTACGTGTGGTCGCGTGCCCACGGGGAGGACGCGTGACCCTCGCCGAGCGTTTCGGGGACAGGGCCCAGGTCTCGGAGTCATGGGGTGAGCGAACGGTCGACGTCGCCGCGTCCGACTGGATCGAACTGCTGACGTACTGCAGGGACACCGGTTACGAGTTCTTCGACTGGCTCAGCGGGGTGGACGAGCCGCCCGACGGGTTCGGCGTCGTCGCGCACGTCTACAACCCGTCCACGCACGAGCGGTTGCTGCTGCGGACGCGGGTGCCGCGCGCGGACCCGCACCTGCCGTCCGCTGTGGGGGTGTATCGGGGGGCGAACTGGCACGAGCGGGAGACGTTCGAGATGTTCGGCGTGATCTTCGATGATCACCCGTATCTGGTGCCGCTGTTGCTGCCTGAAGGTTTTGAGGGATATCCGCTTCGGAAGGACTTCGTGCTGGCGGCACGGGTCGCGAAGGCTTGGCCTGGCGCCAAGGAACCTGGCGAGTCGGGCCACGGCGCCCCCAGCCGCCGCAAGACCCTCCCACCCGGCGTCCCCGCCGAATGGCCCACAACCCCGACCCCACCCTCGACCCCACCGGCGTCGGAGACCCCGCCTTCGACCCCGCCCCCGCCTTCGGCTGAGACTCCACCGGCGACTGCGCCCCCACGGGCGCCCGGGGCCCCACCGGCGTCGGAGACACCACCATCGACCCCGCCCCCGCCTTCGGCTGAGACTCCACCGGCGACTGCGCCCCCACGGGCGCCCGAGGCCTCACCCGCGTCGGAGACACCACCATCGACCCCCACCCCGCCTTCGGCTGAGACTCCACCCGCGACTGCGTCCCCATCGGCGCCCGCGGCCCCACCGGCGTCCGAGACCCCACCGGCGGAATCGGAGAGTCCCTCGTCCACCACACGTTTGGGGGAGGCGGCTCCTTCTGGACTGCCCGTGCCCACTACGGATCCGGGCGAGGTGGCTTCGTCAGGTTCCTCAGCCTCCGAGGCTTCAGTATCCGAGTCATCGGAAGATGCTGATTCGGGGGCGTCTCATCGGGGTCCGGGGGATCGTGGCTCAGGGGGAGGGGGTGCGCACCGCCGTTCGCAGGAGGCAGCGGGGTCCTCGTCTGCCCCGACGCCGACGCCGAGGGAGTCCGGTTCCGCGTCGGTCGAGCGGCCGGATTCGTCTGGGCGGCCTGGGGCCTCCTCAGGCTCGGAGCAGGTTGGTTCCGCACCGCCCGACGAAGGGCGGGCTTCGGGCTCAGCCGAGTCGGGGGAGTCCGGTTCGTCGGGGTCTTCGTCATCGCAGTCTTCTGAATCGCGTGCGCCCCTGGAGGAGCCCGATGGGTGAAGTCCTCGACATCGTTCT
This window of the Nonomuraea africana genome carries:
- a CDS encoding NADH-quinone oxidoreductase subunit C; translated protein: MTLAERFGDRAQVSESWGERTVDVAASDWIELLTYCRDTGYEFFDWLSGVDEPPDGFGVVAHVYNPSTHERLLLRTRVPRADPHLPSAVGVYRGANWHERETFEMFGVIFDDHPYLVPLLLPEGFEGYPLRKDFVLAARVAKAWPGAKEPGESGHGAPSRRKTLPPGVPAEWPTTPTPPSTPPASETPPSTPPPPSAETPPATAPPRAPGAPPASETPPSTPPPPSAETPPATAPPRAPEASPASETPPSTPTPPSAETPPATASPSAPAAPPASETPPAESESPSSTTRLGEAAPSGLPVPTTDPGEVASSGSSASEASVSESSEDADSGASHRGPGDRGSGGGGAHRRSQEAAGSSSAPTPTPRESGSASVERPDSSGRPGASSGSEQVGSAPPDEGRASGSAESGESGSSGSSSSQSSESRAPLEEPDG
- a CDS encoding NADH-quinone oxidoreductase subunit B, translated to MPTVGPVSRLAPKPMRFVLNWGRRYSLWVFNFGLACCAIEFIATSMSRHDFIRFGVIPFANGPRQADLMIVSGTVTDKMAPAVKRLYEQMPDPKYVISFGACSNTGGPYWDSYCVTKGVDQIIPVDIYVPGCPPRPEALLHGIMKLQEKIAEERLGDRYVWSRAHGEDA
- a CDS encoding NADH-quinone oxidoreductase subunit A — its product is MGGYFGSYTLVFALLVIGVGIVAGALTANRLLRPTRPTVEKLTTYECGVDPVGEGWAQSQIRYYVFTYLYVVFAVDAVFLFPWAMVFAAPGYGMTTLVEMFVFLGFIALGILYAWKKRVLTWT
- a CDS encoding polysaccharide deacetylase family protein; this translates as MPKKRFFGGIALIAAASTGCGMATASPERELTIPAEPTMISFVDPSHVDGLTTRTLTSGDAGGREVHIVYPDLRDAPDLNRKLDDLAQTRLRRFTESTESTDADAPRPRPELNVDWQLTAATDDIVGVRLRTGEFAGANWANSLHTVWYDRVSEKVVDSPGLVTSLNPLTTIVREQLRKRGSEVDYDAVRPDPDLFDSMAFNPAGDLVVEFDDYQVGPGSLGRVAVAVPGELVEPLLSETGRRAREAAKEATPSPAISGTPTTSPPATSAKAGGVDCEKDKCVALTFDDGPGPYTGELLEELRKAGARATFFTVGTNVAASPELVDAMREQGHLVANHTWSHRDLTKLSSSKITDAIGRAQSAISLEVGQTPTLLRPPYGAVNEQVTSIARKLGLALVNWDVDTTDGRERNPAAVARRAVAGAHPGAIILMHDVHRTTVEAVPAILRQLTAKGYTFVTVPELYGSAGMQPGRIYYSGKQPLT